The following are encoded in a window of Variovorax paradoxus genomic DNA:
- a CDS encoding phosphatase PAP2 family protein has protein sequence MQALDFALFSWINASASAPAWSIRFAVFASDVLPTLLALSIAAAAAFDRRWRHAFFTALVSVVVVWLVVNVFRSVLPFPRPAFYGLGIQWVPQGVRPGFPSLHAAGTFAAAFSLWCLPWRTPMRLALVAAVAVAWSRLYLGLHFPTDVTAAAILAALVAIVVERGISRPAGRAVSRSPRLRLLRRARIGRA, from the coding sequence ATGCAAGCCCTTGATTTCGCCCTGTTCAGCTGGATCAACGCCTCGGCCTCCGCGCCGGCGTGGAGCATCCGCTTCGCGGTCTTCGCGTCCGATGTGTTGCCGACGCTGCTGGCGCTGTCGATCGCGGCCGCCGCAGCTTTCGATCGCCGCTGGCGCCACGCCTTCTTCACCGCACTCGTCAGCGTGGTCGTGGTGTGGCTGGTGGTGAACGTGTTCCGTTCGGTGCTGCCGTTTCCGCGACCGGCGTTCTACGGGCTTGGCATCCAGTGGGTGCCGCAGGGCGTGCGGCCGGGATTTCCCAGCCTGCACGCGGCCGGCACCTTTGCCGCGGCCTTCTCGCTGTGGTGCCTGCCGTGGCGCACGCCCATGCGGCTGGCGCTCGTGGCGGCGGTGGCGGTGGCCTGGAGCCGGCTGTACCTGGGCCTGCATTTCCCGACCGACGTGACGGCCGCCGCGATCCTGGCGGCGCTGGTCGCGATCGTGGTGGAGCGTGGCATCAGCCGCCCCGCCGGCCGTGCGGTGTCGCGCAGCCCGCGCCTGCGGCTGTTGCGCCGCGCGCGCATCGGCCGAGCCTGA